ACGCAAGTCTGCCGAGTATGAGACCTTCAGCGTTAATAATTCTCATGGCTCATCACTCCATTATTATTACTCCACTACCCTTGGGGTTTCTCTCAACTAATTCTTCAATCGTGATTGCCTCTCCACCAGCTTCAATTATCTTCCTTCTTGCAGTTTCACTGAACTTCCATGCAGCAACTATTACCCTCTTCTCAAGCCTGCCTGCACCTAGAACGCTCCCTGGGACAACGATCATATCCCCATCCTTTGCATACCTATTTATCTTGCTGACGTTAACTTCAGCCCTTTGTCTCCTAGGTCTTTCAAGCCTCCAAGCTATGTCCTTCCAGATCCTAACTTTCTCTTCATTTGACTTCTTTCTGAGGAAGCGGATGAGCCTTCTAAGATTTGGATCAGTTGGACCAGTCCTCTTCATGAAAGCATTCCCCCTTTCTGGAGTTTAATTCTCGCGAACAAGTAAGGAAAGTTTGGTGCGGGGGCGGGGATTTGAACCCCGGAACCCCTACGGGACGGGACCCTAAATCCCGCGCCTTTGGCCAGGCTCGGCAACCCCCGCTCGATCAACCAGCTAATCTTTGGAGCTCATTTATAAATCTATCGGCCTTTCTCATCAATATCTTAAGGGCTATTTTAACTATTTCCTCAACGGGGAGTTCACCATTGCTTTCAACCACAAAGACGTAGCTGTTTGGCACTATCTCCTCCCAAATCTCTTTGCCTTCGTATTCCTCAAATTCCTTTGGAATGTAAAAGGGCTTTATGGTTTCAACTATTATCTCATTATCGTTCTCTTCCACTGGAAGCCCCCTCTTCTTTGCGAGCTTTTTCAACTTTTCCCAACCTTCAATCTTTTTACTTATGTGGATCTTGGTGTAATATTTGTAATAAGTAAAGCCAGGCTGCCATTTCGCATGATCCTTGCCTCTGCCAAGCCTAGCATAGGCATTGAAAACGAGTTTTTGACCCTTAGCTAACTTAACTATTGGAATATTAGGATTGACAGGTTTTACATCTGGATCATCACTTTCCAAGTCTCCGGAGTATACTATCCCAGGCCCCTCAGCTTTTAGGGATAAGGTAACAGTATAATCATCGAGCTCCAGGGCATCAAGCTCGAATCTATCGACTGGTGTCTTGAGTGGTATCATTGCCAACCTATGTGCTATTATCTCATCGAAAAGGGCGGAATCATTCTCATAGAACTCTACCTCATCAACGGCAAATGTTGGAACTTCCCCAAGAATCGTTCTTCTAAGAGAGTTTGCAAAGGCCACACTTACCCCTTCCAGGAGGAATGTTATTGAATCTTCGGTCTTTTTCAGAATCTTAATCTTTACCATCTTCACGCCTCCAAAATGAAAATGAGGAAATCAGACACGCCTACCTCTCCTTCCACCCTTAGGCCTTGTACCATCGTGGGGGATTGGAGTCACGTCTTCAACTCTTCCTATCTTGAGGCCTGCCCTTGCCAATGCTCTAATAGCAGCCTGAGCTCCTGGTCCTGGAGTCTTGCTCTTACTTCCTCCAGGGGCTCTTACCCTTATGTGAACTCCAACTATTCCCTTTTCAAGGGCCTCTTCGGCAGCCCTCTTGGCTGCTAACATTGCAGCATATGGTGAAGGCTCATCTCTATCTGCCTTAACTACCATACCACCGCTCCACCTGCTTATGGTTTCAGCCCCAGTTATGTCCGTGATATGAATTATCGTGTTGTTGTAACTTGAGTAGATGTGAGCAATACCCCACTTCTCCTTCTTCTTTATGTTAACCTGCTCCTCACTCATGCCTCACCACCCTGCTTAGCCTTCTCAATCATCATTCTCTCTGGGTGCTGGGGATTTGCAAATGGGGAAGTTCTTGCGTAAGTTATCTTATCCTCTTCCTCCTTGAGTACAAGATAGCTTGGAGACCTTATTATCTGACCATTGACCTCAATGTGACCGTGAACTATCAACTGCCTTGCCTGTCTCATAGTTCTCGCTAATCCCTTCCTGTAAACTATCGTCTGCAATCTCCTCTCAAGAATATCCTCAACTGTTAATGATAGGACGTCATCAAGAACTGCATCCTCCGGAAGGAGACCAAGTCTCTTTAGCCTGGCAAGTAGTTGCTCTCTCTCAATCTCAGCCTGCTTACCTCTAGCTGCAAGTAGCCTTCTAGCCCTTCTTCTGAAGTTCTTAAGTTGTGTCTCGTGCTTCCAAAGCTCTTTCTTGTTCTTAAGCTCATATTTGTCCATTAGAACCCTTTCCCTCTCTAACCTCTCCTTGATCCAAGGATGAGGTGGAGTTTCATACTTCTTCCTCTGCCTCTTAGGATCACCCATCTAAATCACCTCACTTCTTCTTCTTAGTTACACCAACGGTCTGACCTCTTCTGAAGTTTGACCTAGTTCTCTGACCTCTAACTGGCAAACCAAGCTCGTGCCTTATACCTCTGTAGGCCCTTATCCTTCTGAGTCTCATTATGTCCTCTCTAATTGCCATCTCCAACTTTGCAGTGATAAGGTGCAGATCTTTCCCTGTCTCGTAATCCTTCGGCCTGTTAACGGCCCATCTTGGTATTCCATGAGCAACTGGATCCTGCAGTATTTCTTCTATCTTCTTGATTTGCTCATCTGTTAGGTAACCTGCCTTCATGAATGGGTCCAACCCTGCAACCCTGCAAACCATTGTAGCGAAGTTAATACCAACTCCCTTTATAGCAGTGAGCGCCCATCTTAACTGCTTATTCCCATCCAAATCAACTCCCGCGACACGAACGATGTGCCTGAAGTCTGCCATTTTATCACCCTCCAAATATAATAATTCTGGCGCCGGGACGGGGATTTGAACCCCGGCGGGCAAACGCCCACGGGCTCTCAAGGCCCGCGCCCTACCAGGCTAGGCTATCCCGGCATACACCCTATACCCCGAACCTTTCGATAACTCAACTACCTCGGTGAAGGTGTCCTTCATGATCTCTTTAATAAACTTTGCCCCAAGTTTGGTCTTAATGACTAGCTGTAGCATACCGCCATCGTGAAGGTAATTAGGTGCATTTATAACTATTTCCCTCAGGATGTCCTTTCCAGCATGAACGGGAGGGTTTGTTATTATCGAATCGAACTTCTCGCCCTCAACCGGCTCGTATAAATTTCCAGATCTAACCTCAGCATTCGTTACATTGTTAAGCTTCAGATTTTTCTTAGCGATGGCCACAGCCCTTCTATTTATATCCGTCATGATCACATAATCAACGAAGCGAGAGGCAACTATACCTATGGGACCGTAGCCACAACCCAAGTCAAGAACTCTCCAATTGGGTTTGAGTACCATGTTCTCTATCAATAGCTCAGTTCCCCTATCCAGTTTTCCAAAAGAGAACACTCCACTGGCCGTTATAAATTTAAAACAGTAACCTCTGATGCAAACCTCAATAACCTTCGTCCTTAACTCCCCTCTAGGTTCCCTGGAGTAATAGTGGGTCATCCTGAATGTGTTTGATTACAGAGTTAAAAATTTAAGGTTAGAATGCAATGTTACCCTAGGTGTTTATTAATGAAACTCCTAAAACTTGTCGTTATCGTATCATTAGCAGGATTAGTTTTAGTTACTGGATGCATAAGCCAACCTGAAAGAACAGAGGTTTCTTCCAAAAGAGGAATTCTTCAAATGGAAGCCAAGATAATTGAAAAGGGAAACAACTGGTATCTTATCAACTTCACCGTGAGAAACGTTGGGAACTCAAGCGTTAGAGTTGCATTACCAATCTATTTTATCACTCTGAAGGTAAAACTTTACGAGGGGGACAGGGAGTTGAAGTACATGGGACCAGTCCCAACGTACCTACCGCTGACAGAATCTCAAACAAAGGTTCTCAAACCTGGGGAAAGCATTAACGTTGCATACAATGTTAATCTCTGCTGGTGGAACATAACTAAGGGTGGCACCTACCGCTTGGCAATCACGTACGTTACCCGGAACGTGGCGTCGAAAGGGGTTGACTTTCTAAGAACTGAGATCACGATCTCTCAAAATGTAACCGCTGTTCCATGTCAGTAGTTTAAAACTTAATGTCCAAAAATGGGCCTTTGGCAAACCTCCTCCGCTTGAAATACTCATCCTCCCTTATCAATTCCTGCAATAAATCCTCAAGTCTCCAGGTTAAAGAGGTTGGAGTTGTAGTTGCAAAGATAACATCCTTGAATCTTGGTTTAACAAGCTTTATGACATTCTTAATTTCCTCATTCGTGAGGTTATGCATAATTATGAATTTTCTAAGATGCCAATCGCACCTCCCCTCTAAGTTTTTACGTTCAACTATCGAACCAACTGTCCAATCCTTGCAGTACTCGGGAACACAAACTAACTCATGCTTCAGGAGTTGCTTTAACTCTTTATACTCCTCCCTAGAGAAACCGATCAGCAGTATTTTACCCAAAGCCCTTCACCTCAAGCACCACTCCCCTTCCAAAGCTTTGGATACCAATCTCTAGGCATGAACACCTTCTCAACGTCAACGGCTATTCCTTTACTTCTCTGTAACATCTCTTGGCTCGTCATTAGAGCTTTTCCTAGTGCCACAAGTTCCTCCTTCAACGTCATTATTGCAACTAAGTCTCCTCTCTTAATTCCCGCATGAAGCTTGGCTATCCCTGGAACAGTTAAGTTTGCCCCATGTGTCACCGCAGCAACCGCAGAATCCTTTATCCAGATCTTTGGAAGATGTTCAACGGCCTTCTCCATTGGCTGAATGGCCTTCCTTAGGTATTCCTCTATTCCATCCTCCTTCCAGAAGTGGTAGTAATCAACGAGATCATGGAGCGTTACTAACGTTTCATCTTCCTTAAATGGGCCACTCCTGGTCCTTCTAAGCTCTGCCATGTGGGCTCCAACCCCAAGCGCTAACCCAATGTGGTGAATCAAGGATCTAATGTAAGTCCCAGCCTCAACCCCTGCCCTAAATAGAACATCCCTTCCATCAATTTCAAGTATCTCGATGTAGTAGACCTTCCTAGTCCTAAGTCTCCTCTTCACGGCACTCCTGAGTGGGGGCCTCTGTATTATCTCCCCCTGGAACTCCTTCATCACCTGCACTATTCTATCCTCCGGAACATCGCCGTGTAAATGCATTAGGGCAACGTACTCCTTTCCAGCTGGGAGTAGAGCTTGAACAACTCTAGTGGCTTTCTCCAGGGCAACTGGTAAAACACCGCTAACCTTTGGATCGAGCGTTCCTCCATGACCGGCCTTCTCCAAGTTGAATATTTTCTTTATCCAAGCTACAACCTCATGACTCGTTGGTCCTGGGGGTTTATCTAAGTTTATTACACCGTATTGGATGTGTAGTTCAATTGGCCTCTTATCAGGTGGAAATCCCCATTTGGGATTCGTTTCAGCCTTCTCGTCTTTTATAAGAATCTCCCTCTTAATGTCAGCGGGAAGTATTCTCCTCACCTCATCCCTCGCCAAACTCTTCACCTCCATGTTATTTCCAAAGTTAAAACCTTATAAGCTAAGTGTTTCATACTATCATAACCCTTTAACCAAGGTGGTATAGAATGGTAAATTTAGATTTTTCTGTTTACACAGCCTATAATGCGAACATCGATGCAATAGCTAGGTTAAGACAGGAGGTAATTCAAAATGTAATCAATGAGTTTGATCCAAGGGATGTTCTTGAAAGAATTGAAGTGTATCCCAGGGAAATAAGCGAGCCTCTAGATTTTGTTGCTAGATTAGTTCACGCCCTTAAACTTGGGAAACCTATGGAAGTTCCACTTGTAAATGAAAAGTTAAATGCCTGGTTTGATGAAAAATTTAGATATGAGGAAAGACTCGGAGGACAAGCCGGAATAATCGCAAATGTTCTTGCTGGTTTAAGAATCAAAAAGATCATAGCATACACTCCCTTTCTTCCAAGGAGACTTGCAAACCTGTTCAAGGAAAATGTGCTATACCCAGTTGTCGAAGATGGAAGACTTAAGCTTAAACCGATAAGGGAAGCTTACAGGAAAGGAGATCCACTAAAGGTAAACAGGATATTTGAGTTCAGGGAAGGTATGAAGATAAAGCTTGGAGATGAAATGATAAGGGTTCCAGCCTCTGGGAGATTCATAGTTTCTGCAAGATTTGAGAGTATAAGCAGAATAGAGACAAGGGATGAGTTAAGGCCTTACCTAAGGGATATAGCCAGGGAAATTGACGGTGCAATACTTTCTGGCTACCAAGGTCTTAGGATGAAGTACTCTGACGGAAAGGATGCTAATTACTATTTAAGGAAAGCTAAGGAGGATATAATGGCATTCAAGGATGAGGGAGTTAAAGTTCACGTTGAATTTGCCTCCATCCAGGATAGGAAGTTAAGGAAGAAGGTCATAACAAACATATTTCCCCTCGTCGATAGCGTCGGAATGGATGAAGCAGAGATAGCACAGATACTTAGCGTTCTCGGATATAGAGATTTGGCCGATAGGATTTTCACGTATAATAGACTGGAGGACTCAATACTTGGAGGCATGATAATCTTGGACGAGCTGAATTTTGATATGTTGCAGGTTCACACAATGTACTACGTAATGCTCATTACACATCGGAACAACCCCCTAACCGAAGAAGAATTGGTCAAGATTCTTGAATTTGGAACAACGCTCGGTGCAGCAAGGGCTTACCTTGGAGATATAAACAGGCCAGAAGATTATGAGATTGGACTTAAAGTTCCATTCAATGAGAGGGGTGAATACGTTAAGCTTAGGTTTGAGGAAGCAAAATCAAAGCTCAGGATGAGAGAATATAAGATAGCGGTTGTTCCAACTAGGCTAGTTAAAGAGCCAGTCCTCACAGTTGGACTCGGAGACACGATATCCACTGGGGTATTCTTAGCTTATCTGGAATTCCTAAGGAAGAAGTTTTTAACTGGATAGCTAAAGTTTCTCAACATGGAGTTCAAAAAGCTAACACCATATAGAGAAGCCTTAAGACTCCTTCTTAACGACATGAAAGAAGTTGGAGAGGAAACAGTTCCGCTCAATGAGGCTCTTGGGAGAGTTCTAGCTCAAGATATTGTCGCAGAGTTTAATATTCCTCCATTTGATAGATCTGCAGTAGATGGATATGCCGTTAAGGCGGAAGACACCTTTCAGGCCAGAGAATACAATCCCATTGAGCTTGAGGTTCTAGAAGACGTTCCGGCGGGAGAGAGACCCAGACACGAGGTGACAAACGGAAAGGCGATAAAGGTGCTTACTGGGGCCAAGATACCTTCGGGAGCAAATGCAGTTATAATGCAGGAGATGGTAAAAAGAGAGGGGAATAGGATATACGTTCTGAGACCTGTCGCTCCAGGCCAGAATATAGCCTTTGCCGGTGAAGATGTGAGGAAAGGTGAAGTCGTACTGAGGAAGGGAAGCATACTAAGACCTCAAGATTTGGCAATGCTAAAGGCCTTGGGAATAAAGAAGGTTCCGGTGAAGGTGAAACCCAAAGTTGGGATAATAATAACGGGTAGCGAACTCGTTGATGAGCCTAGTGAAGAAGCGTTCAACGCAGGAAAGATAGTCGAGACAAACTCGATAATGCTGATAAGTTTGGTCAGCAAATTCTTTGGGGAACCGATATTTTATGGCGTGATTCCAGATGATGAAGAGGAGATAAGAGATGTAATTGAAAAGGCAAGAGAAGACTGTGACATAGTTCTCGTAACCGGAGGATCCGCCTTTGGAGAGAGGGACTATGCCCACAAGTTCGTCAATTTACTGTTCCATGGAACCACGATAAAGCCCGGGAGGCCTATAGGGTATGGGGAGAGAACATTCATCATGAGCGGTTATCCAGTTGCCGTCTTTGCTCAGTTCCACCTCTTTGTTAAGCATGCCTTGGCCAAGCTAGTTGGGGCAAGGAATTATGAGGTTAGGATAAGAGCAAAGCTTGAGGATGACGTTCCAAGTCAACTTGGCAGGTATGAATTTGTCAAGATCCATTACGAAGAGGGTAAAGCGAGGGTGATAAAAAGAGGGGTAGTGGGATAATATCCTCGTTGGTACAAAGTAACGCTTACTTAGAGATACCTGAGGACAGTGAAGGTTATAGAAGAGGTGAAGAAGTTTGGATTACTCTGTACTGAGGAAGAGATGGAAGGAGATAATTTTCATCCTATATCTCCTAACCCTACTTCTAGCTCCTTCCTATTTCATGGTAAAGCAGGCAAAACTAGATGATTACATGGGGGATGAGGTTTGGTACGTTTCAGCGACAAGGAACATGCTTCACTTACTCGGTTTACGAACCATGTACGTTGAAAATAATTCTGTTGGAGTTAATGTAATTTTAAGGGAACCCCTATACAGCGGGAAGGTTATCGTCGAGGTTCTTGGGATAAAATTTGAGAAAGAGGTTAGGGAATATCCTGAGGTACCAGAATTTGCGAAGAAGCTTGGCATTAAGGTCGAGTACATCCCATTTAACTACACGAGGAACGAAAGTTTCTGGGAGAGCCTAAAGCTCAGAATATGGGAAATAGCGAACAAGTACAACTTCACGGAATATGAAAGCTATTCAAATTTCCCTGGAGTTTACTACATGGTACCAAGGGATAACTATGAGAAATTCATTGAAGAACTTAGAAGTTTCCCCAACATCACAATAATCCCAGGATACAGATATCCCGACAAGGAGAACATTCACAAATACCTGAACACTGAACATCCACTCCTTGGAAAGGATATAATAGCCCTGGGAATGTTGATAAGAGACGAGCCATTCTATTGGAGGATACCAGGGATTATAGAACATGCACTAATTGTAATAATGGTTGCCCTCATTACTTATATGCTCACAAAAAGTTATCTCGCAACTTCGATAGCAACAACGTTTGTTGCCTTAGATCCACTCCTGTTCGCAACCGGGATCGTTGCCATGCTTGACATTCACGTTGCTTTCTTCGTGGCCCTATTCATGCTCTTTATGACCCTTAATAGGTTTAAGTTAGCCGGAATCTCCCTGGGGCTTGCAGCTTCAACCAAATTAAGTGGAGCATTCGTCTTCCCAATCCTCTGGATCAGATTACTCAGGGAGAAGGATCTAAAGGAGTTTATAGTTTCAGGCCTTTTACTCCCATCCTTAGCCTTTTTGATTCCTGAGGTTCCAATAATAAAGGCGATGGGATTCATCCCATGGCTTGAAGAATTCATTGCTAGCTTCTCATGGCATCTCAGCTTTAAGGGAGAACATCCAGCCGAAGCTCCTTTCTGGATGTGGTTCATCTCTCTTAAACCATTTCCCTTCCATTACAATCCTGATGTTTACGCAGTTACCGATCCAATTTTAATGTTGGCAATGGTAGTTTTCATATTTGCAGTCCCTTACGTCGCCCTCAAGAGAAGAAAGGTATGGGAGATCTTTTGCATGTTTTGGTCCATAATAGGATTCTTTGCGTTACAGTATGTTTTAGGAGGGAAAACTCAGTTCATATTTTATGCAACTCCTTTGGTTCCACCAGCATCGGTAGCCCTTGGTATCATTGGCTATGAGATAGTTAAATGGGAGTACTTCTCAGAGTCACTAAAGATCTACTGGGGTTGGATAAGGAGGGTTATAACCTCTCTCCCCTTACGACGTATACGGTAGCCCTCGCTATCAGGGTTGCGTGATCACTTATCCTCTCGAGATGTCTCATGATCAAAGCTCTTACAGCTTTCTTCAAGGTTATCTCCTGCCTAAGAGACGAAATTGCAAGCTTATACTCTTCATCTATCTTTGAGTCTAGATCAAATACTCTCGTAACCAACTCATCGTTCTCATCTAGAAATGACGTAACGGCTATGGCAACGGTTTCCTTTACGAGACTAATGGCATTGGTAATTTCTAACTCCTCAACATCAACTCCACTCAGTTCAAGGGTTCTCCTTATCTCAAAGATGTACCTGGAGATTCTGAATAGATCGTAACTAACGTCAAGCGATGCTTGTATGTACCTTAGATCTCTGGCCACTGGTTGGTACCTTACGATCAGCTCGGTTGCTATATCCCTTATTTCCTCCCTAAGAAGGAGCATTTTTGAGGGGATATCCTGGATGTCCCCTTTTCCTATCACATCATCCATCATGTCCAGATCAGTCCTTGCCATCTCTTCGAGTATCTTCTTTATGTGCATAAGCCCTATATCGAGCAATTTTCTCAACATACCACCTCCTCATCCAATTGCTCCCGTGACGTATTTTTCAGTGAGCTCATTTCTTGGATTTTCGAATACCCTTCTCGTTGGTCCAACTTCAATTACCCTACCCATATAGAGAAATGCAACAAAATCGCTGATTCTAGCCGCTTGAGCTGGAGAGTGAGTTACCAAAACTATCGTGTAATCTCGCTTGAGCTCAAGTAATAGCTCTTCAATTTTCCTTGTACCCACAGGGTCTATATTTGCCGTCGGCTCATCCATAAGGAGTATCTTTGGCTTTAGTGCCAGAACCCTGGCTATCACGAGACGCTGCTTTTGGCCTCCAGATAGACTTGAAGGATAGTCGTTCAGCCTGTTCTTAACTTCATCCCAAAGTGCAGCCTTTTTTAGAGCCCATTCAACTCTCTCCCTTAACTCCTCTTTGCTCTTGACAAGTT
The window above is part of the Pyrococcus sp. NA2 genome. Proteins encoded here:
- a CDS encoding 50S ribosomal protein L18e encodes the protein MKRTGPTDPNLRRLIRFLRKKSNEEKVRIWKDIAWRLERPRRQRAEVNVSKINRYAKDGDMIVVPGSVLGAGRLEKRVIVAAWKFSETARRKIIEAGGEAITIEELVERNPKGSGVIIME
- a CDS encoding DNA-directed RNA polymerase subunit D: MVKIKILKKTEDSITFLLEGVSVAFANSLRRTILGEVPTFAVDEVEFYENDSALFDEIIAHRLAMIPLKTPVDRFELDALELDDYTVTLSLKAEGPGIVYSGDLESDDPDVKPVNPNIPIVKLAKGQKLVFNAYARLGRGKDHAKWQPGFTYYKYYTKIHISKKIEGWEKLKKLAKKRGLPVEENDNEIIVETIKPFYIPKEFEEYEGKEIWEEIVPNSYVFVVESNGELPVEEIVKIALKILMRKADRFINELQRLAG
- a CDS encoding 30S ribosomal protein S11 — encoded protein: MSEEQVNIKKKEKWGIAHIYSSYNNTIIHITDITGAETISRWSGGMVVKADRDEPSPYAAMLAAKRAAEEALEKGIVGVHIRVRAPGGSKSKTPGPGAQAAIRALARAGLKIGRVEDVTPIPHDGTRPKGGRRGRRV
- a CDS encoding 30S ribosomal protein S4, whose translation is MGDPKRQRKKYETPPHPWIKERLERERVLMDKYELKNKKELWKHETQLKNFRRRARRLLAARGKQAEIEREQLLARLKRLGLLPEDAVLDDVLSLTVEDILERRLQTIVYRKGLARTMRQARQLIVHGHIEVNGQIIRSPSYLVLKEEEDKITYARTSPFANPQHPERMMIEKAKQGGEA
- a CDS encoding 30S ribosomal protein S13, whose product is MADFRHIVRVAGVDLDGNKQLRWALTAIKGVGINFATMVCRVAGLDPFMKAGYLTDEQIKKIEEILQDPVAHGIPRWAVNRPKDYETGKDLHLITAKLEMAIREDIMRLRRIRAYRGIRHELGLPVRGQRTRSNFRRGQTVGVTKKKK
- a CDS encoding class I SAM-dependent methyltransferase, with the translated sequence MTHYYSREPRGELRTKVIEVCIRGYCFKFITASGVFSFGKLDRGTELLIENMVLKPNWRVLDLGCGYGPIGIVASRFVDYVIMTDINRRAVAIAKKNLKLNNVTNAEVRSGNLYEPVEGEKFDSIITNPPVHAGKDILREIVINAPNYLHDGGMLQLVIKTKLGAKFIKEIMKDTFTEVVELSKGSGYRVYAGIA
- a CDS encoding DUF3783 domain-containing protein — translated: MGKILLIGFSREEYKELKQLLKHELVCVPEYCKDWTVGSIVERKNLEGRCDWHLRKFIIMHNLTNEEIKNVIKLVKPRFKDVIFATTTPTSLTWRLEDLLQELIREDEYFKRRRFAKGPFLDIKF
- a CDS encoding RNA-guided pseudouridylation complex pseudouridine synthase subunit Cbf5; this translates as MARDEVRRILPADIKREILIKDEKAETNPKWGFPPDKRPIELHIQYGVINLDKPPGPTSHEVVAWIKKIFNLEKAGHGGTLDPKVSGVLPVALEKATRVVQALLPAGKEYVALMHLHGDVPEDRIVQVMKEFQGEIIQRPPLRSAVKRRLRTRKVYYIEILEIDGRDVLFRAGVEAGTYIRSLIHHIGLALGVGAHMAELRRTRSGPFKEDETLVTLHDLVDYYHFWKEDGIEEYLRKAIQPMEKAVEHLPKIWIKDSAVAAVTHGANLTVPGIAKLHAGIKRGDLVAIMTLKEELVALGKALMTSQEMLQRSKGIAVDVEKVFMPRDWYPKLWKGSGA
- the pfkC gene encoding ADP-specific phosphofructokinase translates to MVNLDFSVYTAYNANIDAIARLRQEVIQNVINEFDPRDVLERIEVYPREISEPLDFVARLVHALKLGKPMEVPLVNEKLNAWFDEKFRYEERLGGQAGIIANVLAGLRIKKIIAYTPFLPRRLANLFKENVLYPVVEDGRLKLKPIREAYRKGDPLKVNRIFEFREGMKIKLGDEMIRVPASGRFIVSARFESISRIETRDELRPYLRDIAREIDGAILSGYQGLRMKYSDGKDANYYLRKAKEDIMAFKDEGVKVHVEFASIQDRKLRKKVITNIFPLVDSVGMDEAEIAQILSVLGYRDLADRIFTYNRLEDSILGGMIILDELNFDMLQVHTMYYVMLITHRNNPLTEEELVKILEFGTTLGAARAYLGDINRPEDYEIGLKVPFNERGEYVKLRFEEAKSKLRMREYKIAVVPTRLVKEPVLTVGLGDTISTGVFLAYLEFLRKKFLTG
- a CDS encoding phospholipid carrier-dependent glycosyltransferase, translating into MDYSVLRKRWKEIIFILYLLTLLLAPSYFMVKQAKLDDYMGDEVWYVSATRNMLHLLGLRTMYVENNSVGVNVILREPLYSGKVIVEVLGIKFEKEVREYPEVPEFAKKLGIKVEYIPFNYTRNESFWESLKLRIWEIANKYNFTEYESYSNFPGVYYMVPRDNYEKFIEELRSFPNITIIPGYRYPDKENIHKYLNTEHPLLGKDIIALGMLIRDEPFYWRIPGIIEHALIVIMVALITYMLTKSYLATSIATTFVALDPLLFATGIVAMLDIHVAFFVALFMLFMTLNRFKLAGISLGLAASTKLSGAFVFPILWIRLLREKDLKEFIVSGLLLPSLAFLIPEVPIIKAMGFIPWLEEFIASFSWHLSFKGEHPAEAPFWMWFISLKPFPFHYNPDVYAVTDPILMLAMVVFIFAVPYVALKRRKVWEIFCMFWSIIGFFALQYVLGGKTQFIFYATPLVPPASVALGIIGYEIVKWEYFSESLKIYWGWIRRVITSLPLRRIR
- a CDS encoding phosphate uptake regulator PhoU yields the protein MLRKLLDIGLMHIKKILEEMARTDLDMMDDVIGKGDIQDIPSKMLLLREEIRDIATELIVRYQPVARDLRYIQASLDVSYDLFRISRYIFEIRRTLELSGVDVEELEITNAISLVKETVAIAVTSFLDENDELVTRVFDLDSKIDEEYKLAISSLRQEITLKKAVRALIMRHLERISDHATLIARATVYVVRGERL
- a CDS encoding phosphate ABC transporter ATP-binding protein encodes the protein MKYAIETEDLNIYYGNNHVIKDVNIKIPRNTIFALMGPSGCGKSTLLRAFNRLLDLNPEARVEGKVKIFGLDVYSPDVDPTKIRRIVGMVFQYPNPFPHLTIFENVAVGLKFNKLVKSKEELRERVEWALKKAALWDEVKNRLNDYPSSLSGGQKQRLVIARVLALKPKILLMDEPTANIDPVGTRKIEELLLELKRDYTIVLVTHSPAQAARISDFVAFLYMGRVIEVGPTRRVFENPRNELTEKYVTGAIG